From Primulina tabacum isolate GXHZ01 chromosome 2, ASM2559414v2, whole genome shotgun sequence, one genomic window encodes:
- the LOC142524907 gene encoding uncharacterized protein LOC142524907, translating to MGTPNRSGFAKKSNGSSRLVITTIMGMVLGYFVGVSFPSVSLSKINLPSSLRSSIDVALGDRFSATRSFPKNLGSTPLTPKIHIPTNPRGAESLPPGIVVSESDLYLRRLWGDPSKDLKRKPKYLVTFTVGLNQKNNIDAAVKKFSEDFQILLFHYDGQTSEWDQFEWARDAIHVSVRKQTKWWYAKRFLQPDVVAAYDYIFIWDEDLGVEHFNAEKYIELVEKHGLEISQPGLEPNNGLTWQMTKRRGDGEVHKDAEESGWCNDPYLPPCAAFVEIMAPVFSRKAWRCVWHMIQNDLVHGWGLDFALRRCVEPSHEKIGVVDAQWIVHQTIPSLGSQGKSDRGKAPWQGVRERCKKEWALFQDRLADAEKAYFAHHEKS from the exons ATGGGAACCCCAAATCGCAG TGGGTTTGCGAAGAAGTCAAACGGTAGTTCCCGGCTCGTGATAACAACCATAATGGGAATGGTGCTTGGATATTTTGTTGGTGTTTCATTTCCATCAGTTTCTTTATCGAAG ATTAATCTCCCCTCAAGTTTAAGGTCCTCTATTGATGTAGCGCTTGGTGATCGTTTTTCTGCTACTCGTAGTTTTCCCAAAAATCTTGGTAGTACTCCTTTAACACCCAAG ATCCATATTCCTACAAATCCTCGTGGTGCGGAGTCCTTACCACCTGGAATTGTTGTCTCGGAATCAGACCTTTATCTGAGAAGATTATGGGGTGACCCTAGTAAG GATCTGAAAAGGAAGCCAAAGTACCTAGTAACTTTTACGGTTGGTTTGAATCAAAAGAACAATATAGATGCAGCTGTGAAAAAG TTTTCTGAGGATTTTCAGATTTTACTTTTCCATTATGATGGCCAGACAAGTGAATGGGATCAATTTGAGTGGGCACGAGATGCCATACATGTCAGTGTTAGAAAACAAACAAAATG GTGGTATGCAAAGAGATTTTTGCAGCCAGATGTTGTAGCTGCTTATGATTACATTTTCATCTGGGATGAAGATCTTGGAGTTGAACACTTTAATGCTGAGAA GTATATCGAACTGGTTGAGAAACATGGTTTGGAAATTTCTCAACCTGGTCTCGAGCCCAATAATGGGTTGACATGGCAAATGACAAAGAGAAGAGGTGATGGAGAAGTACACAA GGATGCAGAGGAATCTGGCTGGTGTAATGATCCATATTTGCCTCCATGCGCAGC CTTTGTGGAAATTATGGCTCCTGTGTTTTCTCGTAAAGCTTGGAGATGTGTTTGGCATATGATTCAG AATGATTTGGTTCATGGATGGGGATTGGACTTCGCATTAAGAAGATGTGTGGAA CCTTCGCATGAAAAAATCGGGGTTGTTGATGCACAGTGGATTGTACACCAAACTATTCCATCACTTGGAAGTCAG GGAAAGTCTGATCGTGGGAAAGCTCCATGGCAAGGG GTACGAGAGAGATGCAAGAAGGAATGGGCATTGTTTCAAGATCGCCTTGCTGATGCGGAGAAGGCATATTTTGCACATCAcgaaaaaagttaa